The genomic stretch TTGTAGAAACACTTGTGCCAATGAAATGACCAACTCCATGTCCATTGTCACTCTCTCCAATATGGGAAATGCAGGCATCGATTTCAGGAGTTGATTCTTACTGCAATCTTGAGCAGACTCTGTCATTCTCCACCATCCCTTCAACTCAGGTATGTTTTTGAGGCAGAGTTCTTCCAGGGACGGGAATAAGGGAGCGGAAGGGCACTTGTCTGCTAGAACTACCATGTCGCTTTTGTTGCTACTACCATTTTCTTCTATGTACTCCACCTTATCCAATCTCTTTAAGATTAGATACCGTAGATGAGGGAGTCTTCCAAATGAGCACATATTTATGCATTCTTTGCAATCAGTTATTGTAACTTTAACCAGATTCGGAAGCCATAAATGGATTCCTTCTCTCATCCAACATGGCAACCTCCTTCCTCCATAGTTTTCTATACACACCCATTTTAGATTAGCACCGGGTTTGAGGTTCTCTAGCACCATCTCGTCTTCTATATTGCTCTCTCTAAATATCATATTAAACCCAGTAATCTCTTTCCTGTCCAGATTTGCAGCTTTGGCTTCTGGCACTATATcctttgatcgatcgaccaaaacgATTGTCAGATTGCCCTTAAGATTATCAAAATAGCCTAGGTCTGCTAGATCACAAGCCAATTTAGCCTTGGATCCATAAGGAGTGAGAAAGGTTCTTGGTTTTCCCACAACAAAATGGCCTAGTGTCtcaagacttgtcaaacttcccaaccCTTTGGGCATATGACTCAATTTGTCACACTCAAAGAGGTTAAGGTGTCTCAGCATCACTAGCTTGTTTATGTCCTCGGGCAACGCTTCAAGGTTTTGACAATGAGATAGGTCAAGTAAGTAAAGATTCACTAGCTGTGTAATTGATTCGGGGAGTTTACGGATAAGGTTGTTCGAAAAATCAAGATACCTCAAGTGGATTAGTTTGCCTATTGATCTTGGCAGTTTAGTAATCCGTAGCCCATGCATCCGCAGTGCCCTCAAAGACTCAATTCTGGATGTAAATATATCATATAACTGGAAAAGTTTACTTATATTCAAGGACTTCAAACAATATGAAGGAAAAGGGAGAAGGAACGACTTCAACTGCTTCAGTTTTAATAGTGACGATGGGACTTCCCAACCCGAGTGGTTTTCTATATGGAATGATACATGACGGACTTTTTCATCAAATTCATTTGTATTTGAATCTGCCATTCTATACTTAAACCCACCAATCGAGAGCACTAAATCATGCATCAGGTTGTGCATTTGAAAAAAGTCAGGGCACTTATACCCATACCTGCCTGTAGAATAGAAAAATCCTTGATTTAGCAAGCACAACACATATCCTTCTGCCACCTCTTCTGGATTTTGGTCTGTGTACTCGCCTTCAACATATCCCATGGCGATCCAAAGACGAACGAGAGTAGTTTTTTGGAATTCGAATCCCTTTGGGAACAAAGAGCAGTATACAACACAGAGTTTTAGCCTTGTACCTAATTGATCGTAACTGAGTTTGAGTGTGCCTATGACATCACTTCCATAGGAGGCAAAATTTGCAAGCTGAGCATTCCTAAAAGATCGCCATTCCTGGACAGTATGTTTCCCCGCCAAAAGGCTTCCAACTGCCAGTATAACAAGGGGAACTTTAGGACACATCTTTGCAATCTCCTCGGCGATGGCCTCCACCCCTGGCTCATGCCACTCCGTAGCAGCCACATGCTGAAAGAGGAGCAATGAATCATCATCTTCTAAATCACTAACAATTAATGGTTCTTGGGTCCCAATAATTCTAGCAACAGTTTTGCTACGTGTGGTAAGGAGAACTT from Silene latifolia isolate original U9 population chromosome 5, ASM4854445v1, whole genome shotgun sequence encodes the following:
- the LOC141656837 gene encoding disease resistance protein RGA2-like isoform X1 is translated as MAESMVTELLKSIGEKVGSEVWKTIVDAANIESQIKGLQDIKNTIEATLLDADSSQVCSHSQRDVLQKLECGLAKLIDFQDAKATKAKQKQLMGGSKLTREARLFFSTSNQLVSPCKDARKIKGITGELSRVARNHAQFGSIVSSSSYNQTQTLSNISGSYMSTDMVIGRDGDRDKMVTSLLDSSAAAGVLPVASIVGMGGVGKTTLAQYVYHDERIIRYFDLQLWISATQDFNVKDVLRQMVTCATDEKALDCGIDQLQRRLYQKIAGKRFLVVLDGVWDDDSLRAKWIELRALLRAGAQGSKVLLTTRSKTVARIIGTQEPLIVSDLEDDDSLLLFQHVAATEWHEPGVEAIAEEIAKMCPKVPLVILAVGSLLAGKHTVQEWRSFRNAQLANFASYGSDVIGTLKLSYDQLGTRLKLCVVYCSLFPKGFEFQKTTLVRLWIAMGYVEGEYTDQNPEEVAEGYVLCLLNQGFFYSTGRYGYKCPDFFQMHNLMHDLVLSIGGFKYRMADSNTNEFDEKVRHVSFHIENHSGWEVPSSLLKLKQLKSFLLPFPSYCLKSLNISKLFQLYDIFTSRIESLRALRMHGLRITKLPRSIGKLIHLRYLDFSNNLIRKLPESITQLVNLYLLDLSHCQNLEALPEDINKLVMLRHLNLFECDKLSHMPKGLGSLTSLETLGHFVVGKPRTFLTPYGSKAKLACDLADLGYFDNLKGNLTIVLVDRSKDIVPEAKAANLDRKEITGFNMIFRESNIEDEMVLENLKPGANLKWVCIENYGGRRLPCWMREGIHLWLPNLVKVTITDCKECINMCSFGRLPHLRYLILKRLDKVEYIEENGSSNKSDMVVLADKCPSAPLFPSLEELCLKNIPELKGWWRMTESAQDCSKNQLLKSMPAFPILERVTMDMELVISLAQVFLQRLSSLHSLYICGKIKDVAEQTCGPSNVDVKQIRQPAILLKNYLPMLRDLSFENNQMEHLPEEFRGMSSLTTLEIYKCEALESVPEWIDSLTSLESLEIFKCPRLKSLPQEISNLSNLKTLSLVGCSSELEERCQSPSGEDWPKIQHILNITIRPAKNEEE
- the LOC141656837 gene encoding disease resistance protein RGA2-like isoform X2, with the translated sequence MGGSKLTREARLFFSTSNQLVSPCKDARKIKGITGELSRVARNHAQFGSIVSSSSYNQTQTLSNISGSYMSTDMVIGRDGDRDKMVTSLLDSSAAAGVLPVASIVGMGGVGKTTLAQYVYHDERIIRYFDLQLWISATQDFNVKDVLRQMVTCATDEKALDCGIDQLQRRLYQKIAGKRFLVVLDGVWDDDSLRAKWIELRALLRAGAQGSKVLLTTRSKTVARIIGTQEPLIVSDLEDDDSLLLFQHVAATEWHEPGVEAIAEEIAKMCPKVPLVILAVGSLLAGKHTVQEWRSFRNAQLANFASYGSDVIGTLKLSYDQLGTRLKLCVVYCSLFPKGFEFQKTTLVRLWIAMGYVEGEYTDQNPEEVAEGYVLCLLNQGFFYSTGRYGYKCPDFFQMHNLMHDLVLSIGGFKYRMADSNTNEFDEKVRHVSFHIENHSGWEVPSSLLKLKQLKSFLLPFPSYCLKSLNISKLFQLYDIFTSRIESLRALRMHGLRITKLPRSIGKLIHLRYLDFSNNLIRKLPESITQLVNLYLLDLSHCQNLEALPEDINKLVMLRHLNLFECDKLSHMPKGLGSLTSLETLGHFVVGKPRTFLTPYGSKAKLACDLADLGYFDNLKGNLTIVLVDRSKDIVPEAKAANLDRKEITGFNMIFRESNIEDEMVLENLKPGANLKWVCIENYGGRRLPCWMREGIHLWLPNLVKVTITDCKECINMCSFGRLPHLRYLILKRLDKVEYIEENGSSNKSDMVVLADKCPSAPLFPSLEELCLKNIPELKGWWRMTESAQDCSKNQLLKSMPAFPILERVTMDMELVISLAQVFLQRLSSLHSLYICGKIKDVAEQTCGPSNVDVKQIRQPAILLKNYLPMLRDLSFENNQMEHLPEEFRGMSSLTTLEIYKCEALESVPEWIDSLTSLESLEIFKCPRLKSLPQEISNLSNLKTLSLVGCSSELEERCQSPSGEDWPKIQHILNITIRPAKNEEE